In the genome of Tropicibacter oceani, one region contains:
- a CDS encoding ABC transporter permease — protein MQDFSSVLIAALGLIAQGDADLWEIIGLSLRVTLSAVVIACVIGLPLGAVVGAFRFAGRGALNVLLNALMGLPPVVVGLCVYLMLSASGPLGVLGLLYTPTAMIIAQVVLVTPIVAALTWQVTEDLNAEYAEHFDSLGVGRLDRIGALLWDARYSLLTVALAGFGRAVAEVGAVIIVGGNINHVTRVMTTTIALETSKGNLELALALGVVLLSIAVAVNAAVMGLRSTAVRAAYA, from the coding sequence ATGCAGGATTTTTCGTCAGTCTTGATCGCCGCACTGGGCCTGATCGCGCAAGGCGACGCGGACCTGTGGGAAATCATCGGGCTGTCGCTGCGCGTGACCCTCAGCGCGGTGGTGATCGCCTGCGTGATCGGCCTGCCGCTGGGCGCGGTGGTCGGGGCCTTCCGCTTTGCCGGGCGCGGGGCGCTGAACGTGCTGCTCAATGCGCTGATGGGCCTGCCGCCGGTGGTGGTGGGGCTGTGCGTGTACCTGATGCTGTCCGCCTCGGGGCCGCTGGGCGTGCTGGGCCTGCTGTATACCCCGACGGCGATGATCATCGCGCAGGTGGTGCTGGTGACGCCCATCGTGGCCGCCCTGACCTGGCAGGTGACCGAAGACCTCAATGCCGAATACGCCGAACATTTCGATTCGCTTGGTGTGGGCCGGCTGGACCGGATCGGCGCGCTGCTTTGGGACGCGCGCTACAGCCTGCTGACGGTGGCGCTTGCGGGTTTTGGCCGGGCCGTGGCCGAAGTTGGCGCCGTCATCATCGTCGGCGGCAACATCAACCATGTCACCCGCGTGATGACCACGACGATCGCGCTGGAAACCTCCAAGGGCAACCTGGAACTGGCGCTGGCGCTGGGGGTCGTGCTTTTGTCGATCGCGGTGGCGGTGAACGCTGCGGTCATGGGGCTGCGCAGCACAGCGGTGCGGGCTGCCTATGCATGA
- a CDS encoding DUF4198 domain-containing protein: MKRFVIALALCGAPLSAHEFWIDPLATQVAPGGVLAADIRVGQELKGAAYSYVPPNFRRFDIVMGDQMLPVDGRAGDKPALNMAAPTEGLAVVVHVTKDYRLTYDSWEKFENFCKEKDFAWALDAHLARGLSRDKVREQYSRHAKSLIGVGDGAGADRAMGLEVELVALANPYTDDLSAGFAVQALYQGKPQAEMQVEVFDRAPDGSVTTRQYRTDDAGRAVLDVAPGHFYLVDHVVMRELTPGAETDPAWESLWASLTFGVPQ; this comes from the coding sequence ATGAAACGCTTTGTGATCGCCCTCGCGCTGTGTGGCGCGCCGCTGTCTGCCCATGAATTCTGGATCGATCCGTTGGCGACCCAGGTCGCACCCGGCGGGGTGCTGGCGGCCGACATCCGCGTCGGGCAAGAGCTGAAAGGCGCGGCCTATTCCTATGTGCCCCCCAATTTTCGCCGCTTTGACATCGTCATGGGCGACCAGATGCTGCCGGTGGACGGGCGCGCCGGGGACAAGCCCGCGCTGAACATGGCCGCCCCGACCGAAGGGCTGGCCGTGGTCGTCCACGTGACCAAGGACTACCGGCTGACCTATGACAGCTGGGAAAAGTTCGAAAACTTCTGCAAAGAAAAGGATTTCGCCTGGGCGCTGGACGCCCACCTTGCCCGCGGCTTGTCCAGGGACAAGGTGCGCGAACAATATTCGCGCCACGCCAAAAGCCTGATCGGGGTCGGCGACGGCGCGGGGGCGGATCGCGCCATGGGGCTGGAGGTGGAGCTGGTCGCCCTTGCCAACCCCTATACCGACGATCTGTCGGCAGGATTTGCCGTGCAGGCGCTATACCAGGGCAAGCCGCAGGCCGAAATGCAGGTCGAAGTGTTCGATCGCGCCCCGGACGGATCGGTGACAACGCGCCAATATCGCACCGATGACGCCGGGCGCGCGGTGCTGGATGTCGCGCCGGGGCATTTCTACCTGGTCGATCATGTGGTGATGCGCGAACTCACCCCCGGGGCCGAAACCGATCCGGCCTGGGAAAGCCTTTGGGCCTCACTGACTTTCGGAGTACCGCAATGA
- a CDS encoding helix-turn-helix transcriptional regulator — protein MSDTGPAFLTTKEVADLLRVKERKVYDLAGEGEIPHRRITGKLLFPRAELLAWIEGRSLERPAVLAGSHDPLLDWAVRESECGLALLTGGSLDGLARFARGEAALAGLHIPDQGGWNLQAVQAEGLSDCVLIHWARRARGLILSEAMAPRVAGLADLRGRRVALRQAAAGTAQLWQRLLDDAGLDAADFTVAGVARSESDAAAMVAEGQADAALGLAAMARQFGCDFLPLIDESFDLLIDRRSYFTAPVQRLLGMAGKPALTEKAATMGGYDLSDLGAVRWLSA, from the coding sequence ATGAGCGACACTGGCCCAGCCTTTCTGACCACCAAGGAGGTGGCCGACCTTTTGCGGGTAAAGGAACGCAAGGTCTATGACCTTGCGGGCGAAGGCGAAATCCCGCACCGCCGCATCACCGGCAAACTGCTGTTTCCACGCGCCGAGCTTTTGGCCTGGATCGAGGGGCGCAGCCTGGAGCGGCCAGCGGTTCTGGCCGGATCGCATGACCCCCTGCTGGACTGGGCGGTGCGCGAAAGCGAATGCGGGCTGGCGCTGTTGACCGGGGGCAGCCTGGACGGGCTGGCGCGCTTTGCCAGGGGCGAGGCCGCGCTGGCCGGTCTGCACATCCCCGATCAAGGCGGCTGGAACCTGCAGGCCGTGCAGGCCGAGGGGCTGAGCGACTGCGTCCTGATCCACTGGGCCCGGCGCGCGCGCGGGCTGATCCTGTCCGAGGCCATGGCGCCGCGCGTCGCTGGGCTGGCCGATCTGCGCGGCCGGCGCGTGGCGCTGCGGCAGGCGGCGGCAGGCACCGCGCAGCTGTGGCAGCGGCTGCTGGACGACGCCGGGCTGGACGCGGCCGATTTCACCGTCGCGGGCGTGGCGCGCAGCGAAAGCGACGCGGCGGCGATGGTGGCCGAAGGCCAGGCCGACGCGGCGCTGGGACTGGCGGCGATGGCGCGGCAATTCGGCTGTGATTTCCTGCCGCTGATCGACGAAAGCTTTGACCTGCTGATCGACCGGCGCAGCTATTTCACCGCGCCGGTTCAGCGGCTGTTGGGCATGGCCGGCAAGCCCGCCCTGACCGAAAAAGCCGCCACCATGGGCGGCTATGACCTGAGCGATCTTGGCGCGGTGCGCTGGCTTTCGGCCTGA
- a CDS encoding DUF4384 domain-containing protein — protein MSTKHILGAAVLAAFGWAAPALANDVMPLPADATDMEKEAYAMLDKHCARCHQDGALKEGLPKAKSGFGHVLDIRRLAQDTKFVIQGQPTGSKLYDVIGQYSFPAMPDDCTTADCFPTQAEMMAVSTWITELANQAPPPREFVPLTKMFEMAQLDLAKQPTNRRDRIRYLSLRPLHNDTDVTTENLEGYKSAAVKLVNALSWNPIPYKFEPVDEYGILMRIYLPEIAWEPETWHRLEAQYPYAVESATDPHLTQLQHMSGTAVPIIRADWFAATAPVSPLYYDLLGLPDTVAGLEDLLNLDMIANIRNQQVIRAGFQNSGVSTNNRLIERHALNSGFFWTSYDFAGSKGRQSFFQYPLGPKEAFGETHAFLHDGGESIFTLPNGFHAYYLNTAEGERLDVGPTSIVRDDDYSDGTGEVVNGISCISCHSKGIRLNEDRVRDVAINDFSLPAEARQVVDQIYPGQDEVAKYLEADTQQFFGAMRSAGLDPEITAGGLEPIRGLFVYHVDRFINFAQAANELGMSEDMLRQRAAFVGHDMASLIMRLDQSPIARDEWTAAYPAILEKVTEYRPLVPQHRFAADLSHSVQKVLADTPYAAPPPPAHKPVAPAPQPTSYADATKAPDYVPTQHSAPAQSHLTVYTDKPSYTVGEGMKIIVEPRHDCRLTLINIDDQKRSCVLYPHPALPDEVIPGGSQYVFPPRGSLKTQYVGVETILAICNGGHEAISKEVRDTSQVSCDVSHNQSGAAQYKEVVNEVLALDLGSDDKATLSGATYRAVSTHNPTVAKAQISAHVTAH, from the coding sequence ATGAGCACGAAACACATTCTGGGCGCGGCGGTTCTGGCCGCCTTTGGCTGGGCCGCCCCGGCGCTGGCGAACGACGTGATGCCCCTGCCCGCCGATGCCACCGACATGGAAAAGGAAGCCTATGCGATGCTGGACAAGCATTGCGCGCGCTGCCACCAGGACGGCGCGCTGAAGGAAGGCCTGCCCAAGGCCAAGTCGGGCTTTGGCCATGTTCTGGACATCCGCCGCCTGGCGCAGGACACCAAGTTCGTCATTCAGGGCCAGCCCACCGGGTCCAAGCTGTATGACGTCATCGGCCAGTACAGCTTTCCGGCGATGCCCGACGATTGCACCACCGCCGACTGCTTTCCGACGCAGGCGGAAATGATGGCGGTGTCGACATGGATCACCGAACTGGCCAACCAGGCCCCGCCGCCGCGCGAATTCGTGCCCCTGACCAAGATGTTCGAAATGGCGCAACTGGACCTGGCGAAACAGCCCACCAACCGGCGCGACCGCATCCGGTATTTGTCGCTGCGCCCGCTGCACAACGACACCGATGTGACGACCGAAAACCTCGAAGGTTACAAAAGCGCCGCGGTCAAACTGGTCAACGCGCTGTCATGGAACCCGATCCCCTACAAGTTCGAACCGGTGGACGAATACGGCATCCTGATGCGCATCTACCTGCCCGAAATCGCATGGGAGCCGGAAACCTGGCACCGGCTCGAGGCGCAATATCCCTATGCGGTCGAAAGCGCGACAGACCCGCACCTGACCCAGCTTCAGCACATGTCCGGCACCGCCGTGCCGATCATCCGCGCCGACTGGTTCGCCGCCACCGCCCCGGTGTCGCCGCTGTATTACGACCTGCTGGGCCTGCCCGACACGGTCGCCGGGCTCGAGGATCTGCTGAACCTCGACATGATCGCGAATATCCGCAACCAGCAGGTGATCCGCGCCGGGTTTCAGAACTCGGGCGTGTCCACCAACAACCGGCTGATCGAACGCCACGCGCTCAATAGCGGGTTTTTCTGGACGTCTTATGATTTCGCCGGATCGAAAGGGCGGCAAAGCTTTTTCCAATACCCCCTTGGCCCGAAAGAGGCCTTTGGCGAAACCCACGCCTTTTTGCATGACGGGGGCGAGTCGATCTTTACCCTGCCCAACGGCTTTCACGCCTATTACCTGAACACCGCCGAAGGCGAGCGGCTGGACGTTGGCCCCACCTCGATCGTGCGCGACGACGATTATTCCGATGGCACTGGCGAGGTGGTCAACGGGATTTCCTGCATCTCGTGCCATTCCAAGGGCATCCGCCTGAACGAAGACCGGGTGCGCGACGTGGCGATCAACGATTTCTCGCTGCCCGCCGAGGCGCGTCAGGTGGTCGACCAGATCTATCCCGGTCAGGACGAGGTGGCGAAATACCTCGAGGCCGATACCCAGCAGTTCTTTGGCGCGATGCGCAGCGCCGGGCTGGACCCGGAAATCACCGCCGGCGGGCTGGAACCGATCCGCGGGCTGTTTGTCTATCACGTCGACCGCTTCATCAACTTTGCCCAGGCCGCGAATGAACTGGGCATGAGCGAAGACATGCTGCGTCAGCGCGCCGCCTTTGTCGGGCACGATATGGCCAGCCTGATCATGCGGCTGGATCAATCCCCCATCGCGCGCGACGAATGGACGGCGGCCTATCCCGCGATCCTTGAAAAGGTGACGGAATACCGCCCGCTGGTGCCGCAGCACCGCTTTGCCGCCGATCTCAGCCATTCGGTGCAAAAGGTGCTGGCCGATACGCCCTATGCCGCGCCGCCGCCGCCCGCGCACAAACCCGTTGCCCCGGCGCCCCAGCCCACCAGCTATGCCGATGCGACAAAGGCCCCGGATTACGTTCCGACCCAGCACAGCGCCCCGGCGCAAAGCCATCTGACCGTCTACACCGACAAGCCGTCCTACACGGTGGGCGAAGGCATGAAGATCATCGTCGAGCCGCGCCACGATTGCCGCCTGACCCTGATCAACATCGACGATCAGAAACGGTCCTGCGTGCTTTATCCGCACCCCGCCCTGCCCGACGAGGTGATCCCCGGCGGCTCGCAATATGTCTTTCCGCCGCGCGGCTCGCTGAAAACGCAATATGTGGGCGTCGAAACCATCCTTGCCATCTGTAATGGCGGGCACGAGGCGATCTCCAAAGAGGTGCGCGATACCTCTCAGGTGTCTTGCGACGTCTCGCACAACCAATCGGGCGCGGCGCAATACAAAGAGGTCGTGAACGAGGTGCTGGCGCTTGATCTGGGATCGGACGACAAGGCCACGCTCAGCGGCGCGACCTACCGCGCGGTGTCGACCCACAACCCCACCGTGGCCAAGGCGCAGATCTCGGCCCATGTGACGGCGCATTGA
- a CDS encoding ATP-binding cassette domain-containing protein: MPGLLPQAAEAPLPPVLLQARGLRFCAGGRALIDGVDLTLRAGSRTVILGPNGAGKSLLLRLLHGLIAPDQGRVTWNDQPLSGQSCRDQAMVFQRPVLLRRSVLANLRFALKARGIPRADRAARALEALDRARLTDRARSPARVLSGGEQQRLALAVALAGRPRMLLLDEPTASLDPASTDAVERMMAEANATGIATVMVTHDAGQARRVGDDLVFLQDGRIAEAGPVSQLLDHPRSRPLRAWTEGRLWLPKDGA, encoded by the coding sequence ATGCCGGGCCTGCTGCCCCAGGCCGCCGAAGCGCCGCTGCCGCCGGTGCTGTTGCAGGCGCGCGGGCTGCGCTTTTGCGCTGGCGGGCGCGCCCTGATCGACGGGGTCGACCTGACCCTGCGCGCAGGCAGCCGCACGGTGATCCTTGGCCCCAATGGCGCGGGCAAAAGCCTGCTGCTGCGGCTGTTGCACGGGCTGATCGCGCCCGATCAGGGCAGGGTCACCTGGAACGACCAGCCCCTGTCGGGCCAGTCCTGCCGCGACCAGGCCATGGTGTTCCAGCGCCCGGTGCTGTTGCGCCGCTCGGTGCTGGCGAACCTGCGTTTTGCCCTCAAGGCGCGCGGCATTCCCCGCGCCGACCGCGCCGCCCGCGCCCTCGAGGCGCTGGACCGCGCCCGCCTGACCGACCGCGCCCGCAGCCCGGCGCGGGTGCTGTCGGGCGGTGAACAACAGCGGCTGGCGCTGGCCGTGGCGCTGGCCGGGCGGCCCCGGATGCTGCTGCTGGATGAACCCACCGCCAGCCTTGATCCCGCCTCGACCGACGCGGTCGAACGCATGATGGCCGAGGCGAACGCCACCGGCATCGCCACCGTGATGGTCACCCATGACGCGGGTCAGGCGCGCCGCGTCGGCGACGACCTGGTCTTTCTTCAGGACGGCAGGATCGCCGAAGCCGGCCCCGTATCGCAGCTGCTCGATCATCCCCGCTCGCGGCCGCTGCGGGCATGGACCGAAGGCCGGCTGTGGTTGCCAAAGGACGGCGCCTAG
- a CDS encoding FAD-binding oxidoreductase, which yields MSLVDTLTRALGADAVLTGGDMAPWTRDWTGQYRWTPLCVARPADRDGVAAVLSAAHQAGVAVVPVGGNTGLSGGTMAEGAVMLSLDRMNTVREIRPEARLAVVEAGVILSNLHEAAADHGLSFPMTFGARGSCTLGGILATNAGGSNVLRHGNTRDLVLGVEVVLADGRVIDLMSELHKDNTGLNLRHLMIGSEGVLGVITAAVVKLVPAPRAYATAMVAVASLDQALVLLNRLQEATGGQVEAFEYMPRRFVEEYGKLHPETRPPFDQGHDVNLLIELGATAPRDVDPDPDGQVPVARYLEDVLAGMLEDGAVLDAVVARSEAQRRAFWARREAAAEVSTSRPVVLTDVAVPLDKVSEFLLRAEARLAALDPQAVPMVVAHLGDGNVHCSVWIGVDAAGRNQIMEAVEEEALALGGSFSAEHGIGISKRPAMARFKDPVALEIMRGIKAVMDPKGILNPGKVIP from the coding sequence ATGAGCCTTGTTGACACCCTGACCAGGGCGCTTGGCGCCGACGCGGTTCTGACCGGCGGCGACATGGCGCCCTGGACACGGGACTGGACCGGGCAGTACCGCTGGACCCCGCTGTGCGTGGCGCGCCCTGCGGATCGCGACGGTGTCGCGGCGGTGCTGAGCGCGGCCCATCAGGCAGGCGTGGCGGTGGTGCCGGTGGGCGGCAACACCGGGCTGTCCGGCGGCACCATGGCTGAAGGCGCGGTGATGCTGTCGCTGGACCGGATGAACACGGTCCGCGAAATCCGCCCGGAGGCGCGGCTGGCGGTGGTCGAGGCGGGGGTGATCCTGTCAAACCTGCACGAGGCCGCGGCAGACCACGGGCTGAGCTTTCCCATGACCTTCGGGGCCAGGGGGTCGTGTACCTTGGGCGGTATTCTGGCGACCAACGCGGGCGGGTCCAATGTGCTGCGCCATGGCAATACCCGCGATCTGGTTCTGGGGGTCGAGGTGGTCCTGGCCGATGGCCGGGTGATCGACCTGATGAGCGAATTGCACAAGGACAACACCGGGCTGAACCTGCGCCACCTGATGATCGGGTCCGAAGGCGTGCTGGGGGTGATCACCGCCGCGGTGGTCAAATTGGTGCCGGCGCCCCGGGCCTATGCCACTGCCATGGTGGCGGTGGCGTCGCTGGACCAGGCTCTGGTGCTGCTCAACCGGTTGCAAGAGGCGACGGGCGGGCAGGTCGAGGCCTTTGAATACATGCCGCGCCGCTTTGTGGAAGAATACGGCAAGCTGCACCCCGAAACGCGCCCGCCCTTTGACCAGGGCCACGATGTGAACCTGCTGATCGAGCTGGGCGCCACCGCCCCGCGCGACGTCGATCCGGACCCGGACGGTCAGGTGCCGGTGGCGCGCTACCTTGAGGATGTCCTGGCCGGAATGCTGGAGGATGGCGCGGTTCTGGACGCGGTGGTGGCCCGATCAGAGGCGCAGCGCCGTGCGTTCTGGGCCCGGCGCGAGGCCGCGGCCGAGGTCAGCACATCGCGGCCCGTTGTCCTGACGGATGTGGCGGTGCCGCTGGACAAGGTGTCCGAATTCCTGCTGCGGGCCGAGGCCCGCCTGGCGGCGCTGGACCCGCAGGCGGTGCCGATGGTGGTCGCCCACCTGGGGGACGGCAATGTGCATTGCTCGGTCTGGATCGGGGTCGATGCAGCGGGCCGCAACCAGATCATGGAAGCGGTCGAGGAAGAGGCGCTGGCGCTGGGCGGATCGTTTTCCGCCGAACACGGCATCGGCATTTCGAAACGCCCGGCCATGGCGCGGTTCAAGGACCCGGTCGCGCTGGAGATCATGCGCGGGATCAAGGCGGTGATGGACCCCAAGGGGATTTTGAACCCCGGCAAGGTCATCCCCTGA
- a CDS encoding SH3 domain-containing protein, producing MTALAICLAGLGASAPRLAQAQEFVGFERGSFGRVVLSRKQAAGTGDIELELSVGQYNNESIQNYSPQSVFARMGHAVGRLDILTDAGIFPCTAFIVSDKHILTNYHCVPGILDNAQAEATRIDAVQFVAGYTQQGVEDGTRTFIVSPTPIEAHKDLDYAVLEVLGDPSAEYGMLALSNQTPQDGDPYWVIGHPMGEAQRISREQCRANRPALSGHQLLHTCDTLPGNSGSPVIDASLQMVVGLHHAGSKRDSVNFAIPMRDILARSSVLEAALKPGLGGPVTDAAPVPPAAGGDQPLPGGDELAGNAAMCDGMYKEAKELGQCYAYDAYLTQCQGHPYAVFAQGYVNSQCGGDDMAAAPIAPSPPQPPAVTPTPTLLRPWCGGTLNATEAAICADPYLAGLDAEMSSAYNGQSHVSASDQKSWLSGTRNACGGNASCIGRVVVDRIAWLKTPPAPSRPEAGTGGPQIVRGNYTLGSSSCYIVTASRTSIAEAQGFVQQWFPGRSGVRIFQSDNGYYGVVVETLSRSRSDARLSQLKSQGAIPGDSYCSSGNRFVAEVIYGSSGGGGGGAPSTTTMYVDNNSDGSLNVRSGPSTNYGIITEVPSGSTVQVFARQGKWSNVILPDGRRGWVYSPLLTSNKPSVQRVCWGNVINLGPISTYNTATGAGFLAVRDQPNARSGRKISELYLGDRVKVLAQSGTWAKVQCVSGNCMSPYAGRGGATGWSSKKYLSINCN from the coding sequence TTGACAGCATTGGCCATTTGCCTTGCCGGTTTGGGCGCAAGCGCCCCCCGCCTGGCGCAGGCTCAGGAATTCGTCGGCTTTGAACGGGGCAGTTTCGGGCGCGTGGTCCTGAGCCGCAAACAGGCCGCCGGAACCGGGGATATCGAGCTTGAACTCTCGGTCGGCCAGTACAACAACGAGTCGATCCAGAATTATTCGCCGCAAAGCGTCTTTGCCCGGATGGGCCATGCGGTGGGGCGGCTGGACATCCTGACCGACGCGGGGATTTTCCCCTGCACCGCCTTTATCGTGTCGGACAAGCATATCCTGACCAACTATCACTGTGTGCCCGGCATTCTGGACAATGCGCAGGCCGAGGCGACGCGCATCGACGCGGTGCAATTCGTCGCCGGCTATACCCAGCAGGGGGTCGAGGACGGCACACGGACCTTTATCGTGTCGCCCACCCCGATCGAGGCGCACAAGGATCTCGATTATGCGGTGCTCGAAGTGCTGGGCGATCCCAGCGCCGAATACGGCATGCTGGCCCTGTCGAACCAGACCCCGCAGGACGGCGATCCCTATTGGGTGATCGGCCACCCGATGGGCGAGGCGCAGCGCATCAGCCGCGAACAGTGCCGCGCCAACCGCCCCGCCCTGTCGGGGCACCAGTTGCTGCACACCTGTGACACGCTGCCGGGGAACTCCGGCTCTCCGGTCATCGACGCATCCTTGCAGATGGTGGTGGGGCTGCACCATGCCGGGTCCAAGCGCGACAGCGTGAACTTTGCCATCCCGATGCGCGATATCCTTGCCCGGTCCAGCGTGCTTGAGGCGGCGTTGAAGCCCGGCCTTGGCGGGCCAGTCACCGATGCCGCACCGGTGCCGCCCGCTGCCGGAGGCGACCAACCGCTGCCCGGCGGCGACGAGCTGGCCGGCAATGCCGCCATGTGCGACGGCATGTACAAAGAGGCCAAGGAACTGGGCCAGTGCTATGCCTATGACGCCTATCTGACGCAGTGTCAGGGCCATCCCTACGCGGTCTTTGCGCAGGGCTATGTCAACAGCCAGTGCGGCGGTGACGATATGGCGGCCGCGCCGATCGCGCCAAGCCCGCCGCAACCGCCCGCGGTGACGCCCACCCCGACACTGCTGCGCCCCTGGTGCGGCGGAACCCTGAACGCGACCGAAGCGGCGATCTGCGCCGACCCCTATCTTGCGGGCCTCGATGCCGAGATGAGCAGCGCCTATAACGGGCAGAGCCACGTGTCGGCCTCGGATCAGAAAAGCTGGCTGAGCGGCACGCGCAATGCCTGTGGCGGCAATGCCTCTTGCATCGGGCGGGTGGTCGTTGACCGCATCGCCTGGCTGAAAACCCCGCCGGCGCCGTCGCGCCCCGAGGCTGGCACCGGCGGCCCGCAGATCGTGCGCGGCAATTACACGCTGGGCAGTTCGAGTTGCTACATCGTGACCGCCTCGCGCACCTCGATCGCCGAGGCGCAGGGCTTTGTCCAGCAATGGTTCCCCGGGCGCAGCGGCGTGCGGATTTTCCAATCCGACAACGGTTACTACGGCGTTGTTGTCGAAACCCTGTCGCGGTCGCGGTCGGACGCGCGGCTGAGCCAGCTGAAGTCGCAAGGCGCCATTCCCGGCGACAGCTATTGTTCCAGCGGCAACCGCTTTGTCGCCGAGGTGATCTATGGCAGCAGCGGCGGTGGCGGTGGCGGCGCGCCTTCGACGACCACCATGTATGTGGACAACAACAGCGACGGGTCGCTGAACGTGCGCTCTGGCCCTTCGACCAACTACGGGATCATCACCGAGGTGCCCTCGGGCTCGACCGTGCAGGTCTTTGCGCGGCAGGGAAAATGGTCGAACGTGATCCTCCCCGACGGGCGGCGCGGCTGGGTCTACAGCCCCTTGCTGACCTCGAACAAACCCTCGGTGCAGCGGGTGTGCTGGGGCAATGTGATCAACCTTGGCCCGATCAGCACCTACAACACCGCGACCGGGGCCGGCTTCCTGGCCGTGCGCGACCAGCCCAACGCCCGGTCCGGCCGCAAGATATCCGAGCTGTACCTGGGCGACCGGGTCAAGGTTCTGGCGCAAAGCGGTACCTGGGCCAAGGTGCAATGCGTGTCCGGCAACTGCATGTCGCCCTACGCGGGGCGCGGCGGGGCAACCGGATGGTCGTCCAAGAAATACCTGTCCATCAATTGTAATTGA
- a CDS encoding OmpA family protein yields MIRKTLILGALCLGLPTLAPAQQGEIFIPGAGTAEPAPPPAPRSALAACLANPDAASCAAVSLGGEGTAFESATGAPTVQFETLVLDLDDGKVHAQPEPPAKAPDYAGAAPAPTHGKVALPSVAITIEFDYDSAQVRADQIGKLASLIGALQDPALQGAAYAVIGHTDAVGSYSYNCDLSRRRAASVTSALTGGYVTLPLYPVGFGEHVLKNTYDPRAPENRRVTFMRLPAQYDHVLATTGAVCGY; encoded by the coding sequence ATGATCCGCAAGACACTGATCCTCGGGGCGCTCTGCCTGGGCCTGCCAACCCTGGCCCCGGCCCAGCAGGGCGAGATTTTCATCCCCGGCGCGGGCACCGCAGAACCCGCGCCGCCGCCCGCCCCGCGCAGCGCGCTGGCCGCCTGCCTGGCCAACCCCGATGCAGCCAGCTGCGCGGCGGTCAGCCTGGGCGGCGAAGGCACGGCCTTTGAATCGGCCACCGGGGCGCCGACGGTGCAATTCGAAACGCTGGTGCTGGATCTGGACGATGGCAAGGTCCACGCCCAGCCCGAACCGCCCGCCAAGGCCCCGGATTATGCCGGCGCTGCCCCCGCGCCGACCCATGGCAAGGTCGCCCTGCCCTCGGTCGCCATCACGATCGAGTTCGACTATGACAGCGCGCAGGTCCGCGCCGACCAGATCGGCAAACTCGCCAGCCTGATCGGCGCGCTGCAGGACCCGGCCTTGCAGGGCGCGGCCTATGCGGTGATCGGGCACACCGATGCGGTGGGCTCCTACAGCTACAACTGCGATCTGTCGCGGCGCCGGGCCGCCTCGGTCACCTCGGCACTGACAGGGGGCTATGTTACCCTGCCGCTGTATCCGGTGGGCTTTGGCGAACATGTTCTGAAAAACACCTATGACCCGCGCGCACCGGAAAACCGCCGCGTCACCTTCATGCGGCTGCCCGCACAATACGATCACGTGCTGGCCACCACCGGGGCGGTTTGCGGGTACTGA
- a CDS encoding extracellular solute-binding protein, whose product MLRRHFLGLVAAAGTVLGLAGGAAADDGFIVVQSTTSTQNSGLFDHILPMFRQKTGIEVRVVAVGTGQAIKNAANGDGDVLFVHARPAEEKFVAAGDGVKRFDVMYNDFVIVGPAADPAGVAGTSDVVAALQKIAEAQAPFASRGDDSGTHKAELALWAQTGVDVTAASGGWYRETGSGMGATLNTGLGMGAYVLTDRATWIAFGNKGDTAIAVQGDDRMFNQYGIILVNPDKHPGVKPAQGQAFIDWILSDEGQAAIAGYQIDGQQLFFPNAAR is encoded by the coding sequence ATGCTCAGACGTCATTTTCTTGGTCTCGTTGCGGCCGCCGGAACGGTTCTTGGCCTTGCGGGGGGCGCGGCGGCCGATGACGGGTTCATCGTGGTGCAATCGACCACCTCGACCCAAAACTCGGGGCTGTTCGACCACATCCTGCCGATGTTCCGGCAAAAGACCGGGATCGAGGTGCGCGTGGTTGCCGTCGGCACCGGCCAGGCGATCAAGAACGCTGCCAACGGCGATGGCGATGTGCTGTTCGTGCACGCCAGACCGGCCGAGGAAAAATTCGTCGCGGCAGGCGACGGGGTGAAACGCTTTGACGTGATGTACAACGATTTCGTCATCGTCGGCCCGGCCGCCGACCCCGCCGGGGTGGCAGGCACCAGCGATGTCGTGGCGGCGCTGCAAAAGATCGCCGAGGCGCAGGCGCCCTTTGCCTCGCGCGGGGACGATAGCGGCACGCACAAGGCGGAACTGGCGCTCTGGGCGCAGACCGGCGTCGATGTCACCGCCGCCTCGGGCGGGTGGTACCGCGAAACCGGGTCGGGCATGGGCGCGACGCTGAACACGGGGCTTGGCATGGGGGCCTATGTGCTGACCGACCGCGCCACCTGGATCGCCTTTGGCAACAAGGGCGATACCGCGATCGCGGTGCAGGGCGATGACAGGATGTTCAACCAGTACGGCATCATCCTCGTCAACCCGGACAAGCATCCGGGCGTCAAACCCGCGCAGGGCCAGGCCTTCATCGACTGGATCCTCTCTGACGAAGGCCAGGCCGCCATCGCCGGCTACCAGATCGACGGCCAGCAACTGTTCTTCCCCAACGCGGCGCGCTGA